The region GCCAGCAACTATCTGGTAACCGGAAAGACCGCGGGTTCAACCTATTACTACCGGGTGCGAGGCTATAATGCCAAGCGGGGCTGGGGCGACTGGGATCAGCTTTACAAGGTCAACGTGCTTATGGGGCCGTTGGCGGTGGAACTCTCGGCTTTTACCGCCCAGGCCGAAGCCGGCGGAATAAATCTTGCCTGGCGAACCCAAAGCGAAAAGGACTGCGACTTTTGGCTGATAGAGCGGTCAACCACCGAAGACGGGAATTTTATTGAGGTGGGGAAAGTTCCGGGCCACCTAAGCACCAACGAGCCGCATCAGTACAGCTATACAGATAACTGGAAACTGGAAACTGGGATCTACTACTACCGTCTGGCCGAAGTGGATCTATCCGGTCAGAAGACCTATTACGGGCCGATCATGGTGGAGTTCGGCGGAAAAGACCTGCCGCTGAGCTACCAGCTGGAGAAGGCCTATCCCAATCCGTTTGGCCAAATTACAAATATCAAATATCAAATTGCAAAATCAGGACAGGTCAGCCTAAAAGTTTATAACATCGCCGGGCAGGAGGTGCGGACCCTGGTGGACGCCATTCAGCCGGCCGGGCATTACAGCCTGCCGTGGGACGGGAAAGATTCCCGGGGCCAAAAAGCGGCCAACGGGGTCTACCTGTATAAGATGACAGCCGGGGAGTTCTCGGCCACCGGGAAGGTGATGATCATAAGGTGATATTAGCTGGATTCCCGATCGTGCCGGTTGAGTACAATAGCCTGGATTCCCGCCTGTGCGGGAATGACAATATAGCTGAAATGCGCCTATGGAGTGGAATGACAGGACGGGATGTCATACCCGTGCAGCCCTGTCCCCACGAAAGTGGGGATTGTCCTCGACATTGATCGGGGAACGGGTATCCAGAGTAAATGAATCGTCGGCCGTGAACGGCCTAAGACTGGGGAACAGTATCTGCTCTTAACCCAGCCCTTCCTCCTACGCTTAAGCTGCGGCGGACAAGTAAGGGCTGGGTTAAGAATGACCATCGAAGGTGCTCAAGGCCATTCATGGCCTTACCCGTGGTGAGCTTGTCGAACCATGTCTACTATCATGTCAACCGAGGGCGGCGTTTGAAAATATACACCGCCCTTCGTGTTATAGTTTTATATATAGCCGGAGTTTCCGGCGCTGGCTATATTGAACGGCTGTTGGTGAATTTTTTAGTTCGAAAAAATTACATCAGTTTACGGGGCGTGATTTTTCAAATCCCAATCTTGAGAAAAAACAATTATATTCTTGACATTTTGGGTTAAATACTCTAAAATAAAACATTATCAATAAAAATAAACAGGGAGTTTTACCATGAAGCAAAGATTATGGTTAGCAATGGGCTTGGTGCTTTTGTTAAGTTTCACTTCGGTGTTATTTGCCAAGCCAAGGCCCAAGGCCAAAGTAATGCCCTTAAAGGCGCCGCTTGCGGCCAAGGCTACGGTGGACACAGTGTTCTTCGACAACTTTGAAACCGACACCATGGGCTGGGACACCATGGATATGGCCACCCAGGAACCCTACTGGAACATTAATACATATTCGCCCATCGGCGCCTATGCCGGGCAGCATTGGTGGTGCGGTACCAACGATTTTGCCGGAGTCTGGCCCAACTCGCCGGGCTACGGAAACGGCTGGGTGCAGATGCTTCAATCTCCGGCCTTTGATCTGACAGCAATATCCTCGGATTCCGTCCAATTAAAATTTTACCATTACTACAATATCGAGCCGCCCGGCGGCGGAGATGACTGGGACTGCGTCAACCTGTGGGGATCAACAGACGGAGGGGACAACTGGTTCATTCTGCGGCCCGACACCATCCGTTCCCAGGGCGGCGGAACGGCGGCCTATAATCTTAAAAAATCCTACGCCTGGACCTATACCGGCATGGTGCCCGACACCTTTCCGGTGCCGGGCTGGGGCGGCACCAACGGGGCCTGGAAATATGTGGCCTTCGACCTATCTGCCTACAAGGGACAGAACCTGAGCCTGCGTTTTGCCACGGTCAGCGATCCATTGGAATCTGACGAGAATGGCGGCCCCTACCACGGTGCCTGGTATATTGATAATATCTCGGTGGACACAGTTTACAATACCGGCGTACGGGGGCCGATCTTTTTTGACGACTGCGAATTGGGCAACCTGGGCTGGACCGCCGGATCCAAGCCGCCCAAGATTCACTGGCACAAGACCACTTTCCGGTCAGCCAGCGCCACCCAGTCGTGGTACTGCGGGGACGATAGCACCAGACAATACTGGTGGGGCTATTCCGACGCCATCGTTTCCCCCCTGATAGACCTGACCCCGGTCCAGAACACCCAGCCCTGCTATGTGGACTTCAAGGTGTTCCCGGCCCTGCCGGATGACGGCACCGATGCCAACACCTATTGGGACTGCTATTCGGTGGATATCTCCGCCGACAGCGGCAAGAGCTGGGCGGGCGTAACGCCGTATATTTATATCGACAACACCGCCGCCTGGGTTGATCAGTCCGTTATTGGGGTGCTGGATATCAGCAACTATATCGGCAAGGTCGTCAAGATCAGGATCGGCATGAGCTCCGACGGCGATTTCAATGTGGGCGAAGGCCTATACGTGGACGATTTCATCGTTACCGGCAAGACCCGCGAGCCCCTTCCCGGACCCAGCACCATACTACTGGTGGACAACGACGGCAATGCGGTTGACCTGAAAGCTGAATCCTGGACAAAATATATGGAGGCTTCCGTAGCCAATCTGGGATACCGATACAGTCTGGCCACCATCGGTACCAACAAGGTGATGCCGACCGGCTACCTGGAGCAGTTCCCGGTGGTCATCTGGAACCTGGGCGCCAACTACGACGGCAAGGCGGGCGCATCCTATAAGGCCCTGACCCCGTACGATCAGGAGAATTTAAAATCATATCTGGACAACGGCGGCAAGCTGTGGATGGCCGGGCAGACCTATTTTGGCTTCAGCGCACCTGCCCTGGATACCACCGTGCATCCCAATCTGTGGAGTGATTACCTGCACCTGGCCCCGGACAACGGTTGGATCAACACCACCTGCTACACCGGGACCGGGGTGGCCAGCGATCCCATCGGAGACGGATTATACGACAGTCTGTTGTATGATCCCATCAATGGCGGCGGCGCGATCTGGACAACCCCCAATTACGGCTACAGCCTGACCCCGGATCCGGCCTTCAGCGATGCAGCCGGGTTCCTGACCGACGACGGCGCAAACTTCATCGGGATCAGATATTGGGACGGCGTCTCAGGCAACTATCAGATGGTATACACCTCCTTCCCGTTCGAGGCGGTCTCATCGCAGCTAAAACGCGATACCCTGGCCTCCCGGATCATCCAGTGGCTGCTGCCGGGCGCTCCGGAATACATGCCTCCGGCGGTTCCCACCGGTTTGACGGCAGCCCAGCAATATGACAGCGTGGTCTGCGCCTGGAACGCCAACAGCGAACCCGACCTGGTCGGCTACAATGTTTACCGGGCTTTGCAGGTGGGCCTGCCGGTATGGGTCAAGATCGGGACCGTGGCCACAAATTCCTTTGTGGACAAGTCTATTACCGACGGCGCTATCTATCATTACGCAGTTACCGCCTTTGACGATAAACTGCCGGCCAACGAAAGCGTGCTTTCCACCTGGTTCTACCTGCAGGTAACTTCATGGAAGGGCGTGGAAGGGGAGCCGGTTGCTTCATCTCCCAGATACTTCAGCCTGGGACAGAACACTCCCAACCCCTTCAGCCGGTCCACCAACATTCAATTTGCTCTGCCGGCCCAGAGCCGGGTCAGGCTGGTTGTTTATAACATCACCGGACAGCAGGTGAGGACTTTGGTTGATGACAACCTGAATCCCGGCTTCCATAATATCACCTGGAATGGATCGGACAAGAGCGGCCAGGCGGTTGCCAACGGCATCTATTTCTACCGGATGACCGCCACAAACAGTAATAATTCAGGCGGATCCGCCTCTGGCGGAGAGGCTTCGGGCAGCAACGGCCAGAAGTTTGCCCAGACCAAACGTTTAAACCTGGTTAAATAAGGAGAGGCATAAGATGCGTAAATATATATTTCTAACCGCCGCTATAATTATGACGGCCATCGCTGCCAATGCAGCCGCACCGTCCATCACTTTAACCACCCTCTGGCCGGACACCAGCTTTACCGGACCATACACCGTCAGGACGGTTATAAAATGTCCGGAAGGTGTAAATTACCCAATGCTTGGGTTTTACTTTAATCCCGACGGATTTGGAGGAGATCCTTATCAATGGCCGTATGTTTGGAATGATCCCAGCGATAACTGGATCGAGGAATATACCCAGGTAGGAGACACTTTCTACTTTGACATTCCGACAGTACCGATTGGATTGGAAACTCCGGTAGAGGTGGGCTATTTGGTTTATGCAGAAAACGCCGGCACTGCTGAATATGTCTATGATCCCGGTTGGGACACTTGCTATAGCTTCATCAACAAGGTATATTCCCCGGCCTACAGCAATGTCAGCGTCCTGAGGGACACCTTTTATACCGGTCCTTTCATAGTTAGAACAAATTTAACCACTGCCTACGGCGACACGGTGAATAACGATATTCTCAACAGTGATATCGTGGGCGGGCCCGACTGTATTCGGGACAGCGTTGGGGCCGACGGGTTCTACTATTACATCATGCCCCGCCACGGCGGCGCCTCGCTGACCCCCATCACTGTCAACTGGTTCATGATGGCCTACGATACGATGGGCAACTGGGGCCAATATCCCACCAAGCGAGATACTACGAACCATTTCCGGATCATCGATCCCTGGTCATACAACACCAAATTGATCGCCAATACCGACCAATTGGGGCCCTTCCCGGTATGGACCAGCTTCAAGAGCGAGGGCAGTATCGCCAACGATTCCCTATGGATCTACCAGTCCGGCTGGGTCCCGTATCCCCGGGACAGCATGGTCGGGGGGGTCTATTATTACACCATCCCGGCCCAGAGCCTGCCGGTGGTCAACCCGGTTAGCGTTACCTGGCACATCAAGGCCGGCGATGACCTGACCGGGAACTACAGCTACCAGCCGGTCACCGCACCTCTTACCAATAACGAATTCCGGATATTCGACTGGACCCCGCCCCAGGTAAGCAATACCACTGCCTGGAAGGACACCTCTTACACCGGGCCGTTCCCGGTATACACCCAGGTAAGCGATACCTCCGGCATATCCCAGGTCAGGCTTTATTACCGGGTAAAACCGTTCACCTCCGCCGATACCAGCTGGAGCTATCTGCCGATGTCTCTTACCGGCAGTCCCAACGAATATCAGGGCTCCATCCCCCCGCAGTATCCCGGCACCATGGTCCAGTATTATGTCAGCGGACGGGACGGGGCTTTGGACCAGGCCGGACAGCCCATCTGGAATACCGGATATTATCCGGCCGGCGGATCGCTCACCCCCTGGCATTTCTTTGTAGGAGAGCACAAGCATAAAATACTGCTGGTCAACGATGCCCTGCCGGCCAATGCTTACGGGCAGTATTATCTGACCTCTATGGATACCACCGGGGTGCTCTACGGCTACTGGGACAACCGCAAGGCCAATGTCCTGTCGGTGCTCGGCAACTTCGATGTGCTGGTCTGGTTTACCGGCGATGACAGTTTGACCACCCTGACCCAGACGGAGAGAGACAGCCTGTCAGCATTTCTGGATCGGGGAGGAAATCTTTTATTGTCTTCCAAGAACCTGGGACAGAACGTCAGCGACACGGCGACGTTCTATAACAGCTACCTCAAGGCTGATTTCGATGTATCCAACGTGGCGGCCGCCAATATCAACTCCATCGGCCAGGTGGCTCTGCCCATCAGTCACGGAATAGCAGACAGCCTTTATATTTACACTGGCGGAACGGCCGGCAACTGGCGATCCATAGACCGGATGTTCCCGCTGGCCGGCGCCGAATCGGTGTTCCAGTTCCGGACCATCGGCGGTTCCAGCGTCATCCGCTGTTCCACCGCGGTCTATAAGACGGTCTTCGCTTCGATTCCCTTGGAGGCGGTGGCCACTATCAGCGCTGGAAAGCTGTCCCGCACCGAGTTCATCGCCCGGTCCCTAAGGTGGTTCGGCATCCCGGCCTTCTATAAGGTGGAAGGGGAACCGGAGGCGCTGGTATACGGCAAAACAACCATATTGAACCAGGCCAGACCCAATCCCTTCACCAGCAATACCTCGATCTCCTATGCTCTGCCCACTGCCTCTCGGGTAGCTTTAAAGGTCTACAACATAGTGGGGCAGGAGATTGCCACTCTGTGCGACGGGGAGCAGGCCGCCGGGATGCACGAAGTTTCCTGGAATGGGCGGGATAACAGCGGAAGGAAAGTATCCAACGGAGTCTACCTCTACCGCTTGACCACCGGGAACCAGAGCTTGACCAAGAAAATGGTAAAGGTAAGATAGCGTAAAAACCCATTAAAATGGCAGGGTGAAAGCCCTGCCATTTTTTCATAGGCAAGACTTTTTACGCAAGAAATACATATTACTAACCACAGTAAAAACAATAAGTTACAAAAAGTATATATTTAAGATGTAAAATTTGCGCTAATATATATATAATTTGGATATGAGATTATATTTGTATGAAAAATATTTTGTAACACATTAAATAACAGTAAGTTAAATTAGTGGATCATATAACATATCGGCATATAAATTGCATATATATCTTATTGTGATATTGTAAACTTTGGCATGTTTTTTATCAAACTTGCTATCCTTTTGTGTCTGCACGCTGAAGTGCGGAGTTTACACCGATGAAAGAGGTGGCGTGCAAGCGTGTCATTCCCGCGCAGGCGGGAATCCATAAAGAACCTGGATTCCTGCTTTTGCAGGAATGACTAAACATCCTCTTTCTGGTAAAAAGCGATATTTGCCAAAGTCCAGTAATATCGTAAAAAATCAAATAAATAAATAAAAGGAGTAAAAACATGGCTAGAAAAACTAGCGTATGGTTAACCGGCTTGGTGCTGGTGGCGGCTCTGGTAACTATCTCCCTGGTAGGCCTAACGGATGTGGCGGCCTACAAGGCGGATTTTAGCCCGAGTAAAACCTCACAGCAAAATATTGCCAAGCCCCAAGTGGCAGACCAGGCTAAAGCTGATGACGGCCTTCCGAAATTCATCGGCGAAAATAAAATAGCGGTAGGGGTTCAGCCCTACGCCAATGCCGGCGTCATAGAGTTCTCCAACGGCTACAAGATCAACACCAGCGAGGGTGAGCCCAAGCTTCCGGCCGACCTGAAATACGACGCCCCCAAGGGCGACGAGCCGGCCTATTACATCGTCCAGTTCAACGGACCGGTGCAGGAAGCCTGGCGCAAGGGCCTGGAGAAGGCCGGGGCCGAGGTGATGTTCTACCTGCCCAACTACGCCTTTGTGGTCCG is a window of Candidatus Edwardsbacteria bacterium DNA encoding:
- a CDS encoding T9SS type A sorting domain-containing protein; translation: MKQRLWLAMGLVLLLSFTSVLFAKPRPKAKVMPLKAPLAAKATVDTVFFDNFETDTMGWDTMDMATQEPYWNINTYSPIGAYAGQHWWCGTNDFAGVWPNSPGYGNGWVQMLQSPAFDLTAISSDSVQLKFYHYYNIEPPGGGDDWDCVNLWGSTDGGDNWFILRPDTIRSQGGGTAAYNLKKSYAWTYTGMVPDTFPVPGWGGTNGAWKYVAFDLSAYKGQNLSLRFATVSDPLESDENGGPYHGAWYIDNISVDTVYNTGVRGPIFFDDCELGNLGWTAGSKPPKIHWHKTTFRSASATQSWYCGDDSTRQYWWGYSDAIVSPLIDLTPVQNTQPCYVDFKVFPALPDDGTDANTYWDCYSVDISADSGKSWAGVTPYIYIDNTAAWVDQSVIGVLDISNYIGKVVKIRIGMSSDGDFNVGEGLYVDDFIVTGKTREPLPGPSTILLVDNDGNAVDLKAESWTKYMEASVANLGYRYSLATIGTNKVMPTGYLEQFPVVIWNLGANYDGKAGASYKALTPYDQENLKSYLDNGGKLWMAGQTYFGFSAPALDTTVHPNLWSDYLHLAPDNGWINTTCYTGTGVASDPIGDGLYDSLLYDPINGGGAIWTTPNYGYSLTPDPAFSDAAGFLTDDGANFIGIRYWDGVSGNYQMVYTSFPFEAVSSQLKRDTLASRIIQWLLPGAPEYMPPAVPTGLTAAQQYDSVVCAWNANSEPDLVGYNVYRALQVGLPVWVKIGTVATNSFVDKSITDGAIYHYAVTAFDDKLPANESVLSTWFYLQVTSWKGVEGEPVASSPRYFSLGQNTPNPFSRSTNIQFALPAQSRVRLVVYNITGQQVRTLVDDNLNPGFHNITWNGSDKSGQAVANGIYFYRMTATNSNNSGGSASGGEASGSNGQKFAQTKRLNLVK
- a CDS encoding T9SS type A sorting domain-containing protein, whose amino-acid sequence is MRKYIFLTAAIIMTAIAANAAAPSITLTTLWPDTSFTGPYTVRTVIKCPEGVNYPMLGFYFNPDGFGGDPYQWPYVWNDPSDNWIEEYTQVGDTFYFDIPTVPIGLETPVEVGYLVYAENAGTAEYVYDPGWDTCYSFINKVYSPAYSNVSVLRDTFYTGPFIVRTNLTTAYGDTVNNDILNSDIVGGPDCIRDSVGADGFYYYIMPRHGGASLTPITVNWFMMAYDTMGNWGQYPTKRDTTNHFRIIDPWSYNTKLIANTDQLGPFPVWTSFKSEGSIANDSLWIYQSGWVPYPRDSMVGGVYYYTIPAQSLPVVNPVSVTWHIKAGDDLTGNYSYQPVTAPLTNNEFRIFDWTPPQVSNTTAWKDTSYTGPFPVYTQVSDTSGISQVRLYYRVKPFTSADTSWSYLPMSLTGSPNEYQGSIPPQYPGTMVQYYVSGRDGALDQAGQPIWNTGYYPAGGSLTPWHFFVGEHKHKILLVNDALPANAYGQYYLTSMDTTGVLYGYWDNRKANVLSVLGNFDVLVWFTGDDSLTTLTQTERDSLSAFLDRGGNLLLSSKNLGQNVSDTATFYNSYLKADFDVSNVAAANINSIGQVALPISHGIADSLYIYTGGTAGNWRSIDRMFPLAGAESVFQFRTIGGSSVIRCSTAVYKTVFASIPLEAVATISAGKLSRTEFIARSLRWFGIPAFYKVEGEPEALVYGKTTILNQARPNPFTSNTSISYALPTASRVALKVYNIVGQEIATLCDGEQAAGMHEVSWNGRDNSGRKVSNGVYLYRLTTGNQSLTKKMVKVR